The following proteins are co-located in the Solanum pennellii chromosome 1, SPENNV200 genome:
- the LOC107004496 gene encoding long chain acyl-CoA synthetase 4-like — MEDQKKLYVVEVEKAKEVRSNGRPSRGPVYRNVLAKDGFRPLSQSLQSCWDIFCESVRKFPDNRMLGEREMSHGQAGKYIWLTYREVYDLVLKVGASMRVCGVKQGGKCGIYGANCSNWVISMQACNALGLYCVPLYDTLGAGAAEYIICHAEVSVAFAEETKISEVLKAFPNAGKFLKSLISFGKVTQEQKDMAGNFDLKLYSWDEFLLLGMQEKIDLPAKKKTDICTIMYTSGTTGDPKGVMISNESILSLISGVNHHMETVGEEFTDKDVYLSYLPLAHIFDRVIEELFISKGASVGFWHKDVKQLIDDIKELKPTVFCSVPRVLDRIYSGLVEKISCAGFLKHKLFNFTYNYKLGNMSKGYRHSEAAPIFDKIIFNKVKEGLGGNLRLILSGAAPLSSTVETYLRVVTCANVLQGYGLTETCAGSFVARPDELAMVGTVGPPLPIIDVCLESVPEMGYDALGDTPRGEICIRGKCLFSGYYKREDLTKEVLVDGWFHTGDVGEWQPDGSMKIIDRKKNIFKLSQGEYVAVENLEGIYSLASSVDSIWIYGSSYESFLVAVVNPNMEALRSWANENGMTGDFDTICENPKAKAYILSELTNIAKEKKLKGFEFIKAVHLDPVPFDMERELITPTHKKKRAQFLKYYQNNIDTLYKNTR, encoded by the exons TGAGTCTGTCAGAAAATTTCCAGATAACCGAATGTTAGGTGAGCGGGAAATGTCTCATGGTCAG GCAGGTAAATACATTTGGTTAACTTATAGGGAGGTGTATGATCTTGTGTTAAAAGTTGGAGCTTCTATGCGTGTCTGCGGTGTTAAGCAA GGTGGAAAATGTGGTATATACGGGGCCAATTGCTCGAACTGGGTAATAAGCATGCAG GCCTGCAATGCTCTTGGTCTTTATTGTGTCCCCTTATATGATACTCTAG GTGCTGGTGCAGCAGAGTATATCATTTGCCATGCAGAAGTTTCTGTTGCTTTTGCAGAGGAAACTAAAATTTCTGAG GTGCTGAAAGCTTTTCCTAATGCTGGAAAGTTCCTGAAAA GTCTCATAAGCTTTGGTAAGGTCACACAGGAACAGAAAGACATGGCTGGAAATTTTGATCTGAAGTTATATTCTTGGGATGAGTTCCTGTTGTTG GGAATGCAAGAAAAAATTGATCTTCCAGCTAAAAAAAAGACAGATATATGTACAATCATGTATACAAGTGGAACAACTGGTGACCCAAAGGGTGTCATGATTTCCAATGAGAGCATTCTATCTCTTATATCTGGAGTGAACCACCATATGGAGACCGTGGGTGAAGAG TTCACTGATAAGGATGTATATTTATCATACCTTCCTTTAGCACACATATTTGATCGAGTCATTGAAGAATTATTCATTTCTAAAGGTGCCTCAGTTGGTTTTTGGCATAAG GATGTTAAACAATTGATTGATGACATCAAAGAGCTAAAGCCAACTGTATTTTGTTCAGTTCCGCGTGTGCTGGATAGGATTTATTCAG GTTTGGTGGAGAAGATTTCATGTGCTGGTTTCCTTAAACACaaactatttaattttacttataaCTA CAAATTGGGTAACATGAGCAAAGGGTATAGGCACTCAGAGGCAGCtcctatttttgataaaataattttcaacaaG GTGAAGGAGGGTTTAGGAGGAAACTTGCGTCTCATTCTATCGGGAGCAGCACCTCTCTCTTCCACTGTTGAAACCTATTTACGAGTTGTAACATGCGCTAATGTTCTTCAAGGATATG GTTTAACGGAGACCTGTGCAGGCTCATTTGTTGCAAGACCAGATGAACTGGCAATGGTTGGCACTGTTGGTCCTCCTTTACCAATTATAGATGTGTGCCTAGAGTCTGTTCCTGAAATGGGGTACGATGCCCTTGGAGATACCCCTCGTGGAGAGATATGCATAAGAGGAAAGTGTTTATTCTCAGGATACTATAAGCGTGAAGACCTCACCAAGGAGGTGTTGGTTGATGGATGGTTCCACACAG GTGATGTCGGTGAATGGCAGCCGGATGGGAGCATGAAAATTATTGACCgcaagaaaaacattttcaagcTCTCCCAAGGAGAATATGTTGCCGTTGAGAATCTGGAGGGCATTTATTCTCTTGCCTCTAGTGTGGATTCa ATATGGATCTACGGTAGTAGCTATGAGTCATTTCTTGTTGCTGTCGTGAATCCCAATATGGAAGCTCTTCGTTCCTGGGCCAATGAGAATGGAATGACTGGGGATTTCGATACTATATGTGAGAACCCAAAGGCAAAAGCATATATCCTATCAGAACTAACCAATATTGCTAAGGAAAAAAAG TTGAAAGGCTTTGAATTTATCAAAGCTGTGCACCTTGACCCTGTACCATTTGACATGGAGCGTGAACTTATAACCCCGACTCACAAGAAAAAGAGAGCCCAGTTTCTCAAATACTACCAG AACAACATTGATACACTGTACAAAAACACAAGATAA